The following are encoded together in the Pseudoalteromonas ruthenica genome:
- a CDS encoding ATP-binding protein, with product MIEFISRSVAAKMTLALALVVATLVASYFVMDRRLQSIERSVDDITDISNHAIGILRINKDIVEMQRDISVYGASGSIAVFEKIEQNYRSIRQRLDTLNDVSVAPSEQTYIDAMNDLVERYGNNLKVLTKRYTIRSSLIDDDLPRIYQGAIDRLEGLKKLSTNTDERLRITETINSWHRLHYNARLFLIKKDYAKRQEVRQIITSLLVFERNLSAPLVNKYPELVGSVVPLVKEYQSVFNKSVQANRNYFTLVNVVMAGDAIEFSALADTLREQSLERLQQIKHTAESIVSNTTHILNFLGGAAALYVVVLALFFHFHIAKAVRRLTNSFRCFLQGDLSAPITDTERKDEIGVLAGAANRFRELSKEFIVAKQAAERTSKVKSEFLANMSHEIRTPMNGILGMARQLTNTALSPEQKRMLGMIRSSGTSLLVIINDILDLSKIEAGKIELDCQPVALTSLLEELRHLFTEQTEAKGVQLFISATQSDNDLIFDADETRLKQVLMNLLGNAVKFTEKGSVALNVTMSQQKGDELTLLFSISDTGIGIAPEHISSLFEAFSQADTSITRRFGGTGLGLTITSKLLALMGSALKVESELGQGSHFYFELSTQVSAYKQQTDVSLQEQNTHTQDFSTLSVLVVEDNEVNQVVAEALLNEFGISAISIASDGEQAIAMCETGAYDIIFMDMQMPVLDGPQATRVIKSLPNYGSVPVIALTANVLSADRQRCFDAGMDAFLTKPIEYEQLAAVLRKWCTDSEPLCGIKN from the coding sequence GTGATTGAATTCATATCTCGCTCCGTTGCCGCGAAAATGACACTGGCACTGGCCCTAGTAGTTGCTACGCTCGTTGCCAGTTACTTTGTAATGGACCGCAGGCTACAGAGTATAGAGCGCTCTGTTGATGATATTACCGACATCAGCAATCATGCCATCGGTATTTTGCGAATTAACAAAGACATCGTTGAAATGCAACGTGATATTTCGGTATATGGGGCCTCGGGGAGTATTGCCGTATTTGAAAAAATAGAGCAAAACTACCGCAGTATTCGGCAGCGCCTTGATACACTCAACGACGTCAGTGTAGCGCCTAGCGAGCAAACCTATATTGATGCAATGAACGATTTGGTTGAACGCTATGGTAACAACCTCAAGGTGTTGACTAAACGCTATACCATCCGCAGTTCACTGATTGATGACGATTTACCAAGAATTTATCAAGGTGCCATTGACCGTCTAGAAGGTCTCAAAAAATTATCCACAAATACCGACGAGCGTTTACGCATCACGGAAACGATTAATTCATGGCACCGCTTGCACTATAACGCTCGACTGTTTTTAATAAAAAAGGACTATGCTAAGCGTCAAGAGGTCAGACAAATTATTACCTCCCTTTTAGTGTTCGAGCGCAATCTCAGTGCACCCTTAGTGAACAAGTATCCTGAATTGGTAGGGTCAGTTGTGCCGTTGGTAAAAGAGTACCAGAGCGTATTTAATAAAAGCGTGCAGGCCAACCGCAACTACTTTACTTTAGTTAATGTAGTGATGGCAGGGGATGCCATTGAATTTAGCGCCCTAGCAGATACGTTAAGAGAGCAATCACTAGAAAGGTTGCAGCAAATCAAGCATACGGCAGAGTCCATTGTTTCGAATACGACTCATATTCTTAACTTTTTAGGGGGAGCGGCAGCACTCTATGTCGTCGTTCTAGCGCTGTTTTTCCACTTTCATATTGCCAAAGCCGTACGCCGACTGACCAATAGCTTTCGTTGCTTTTTACAAGGAGATTTATCTGCACCGATTACTGACACTGAACGCAAGGATGAAATTGGCGTGTTGGCTGGCGCTGCCAACCGTTTTCGCGAACTCAGCAAGGAGTTTATTGTTGCTAAGCAGGCAGCCGAGCGCACGAGCAAGGTGAAATCAGAGTTTTTAGCCAATATGAGCCATGAAATTCGCACGCCTATGAATGGTATTCTCGGTATGGCAAGGCAGCTTACTAACACGGCATTAAGCCCAGAACAAAAACGTATGCTGGGTATGATTCGCTCTTCTGGCACTAGTTTGCTGGTGATCATTAACGACATCCTCGACTTGAGCAAAATTGAGGCCGGAAAAATTGAACTCGATTGCCAACCTGTCGCACTTACCTCCCTTCTTGAGGAGCTTCGCCATCTTTTTACTGAACAAACTGAGGCCAAAGGTGTTCAGTTATTTATTAGCGCAACACAGAGCGACAATGATCTTATTTTTGACGCAGATGAGACCCGCTTAAAGCAAGTACTCATGAATTTGTTGGGCAATGCCGTGAAATTCACCGAAAAAGGCAGTGTGGCTTTGAACGTGACCATGAGCCAGCAAAAAGGCGATGAGCTAACATTGCTGTTTAGTATCTCAGATACAGGGATTGGCATAGCACCAGAGCATATCTCCTCGCTTTTTGAAGCTTTTTCTCAAGCTGATACATCCATTACTCGGCGCTTTGGCGGCACGGGCTTGGGGCTGACTATTACCAGCAAACTATTGGCACTAATGGGAAGCGCTTTAAAGGTAGAAAGTGAGCTTGGTCAAGGGTCCCATTTTTACTTCGAGCTCAGCACTCAAGTGAGTGCGTACAAGCAACAGACCGACGTAAGCTTGCAAGAACAGAATACCCACACGCAAGACTTCTCAACACTGAGCGTGCTGGTTGTCGAGGATAATGAAGTTAATCAAGTGGTGGCAGAGGCGCTACTTAATGAATTCGGGATATCGGCTATTAGTATAGCAAGCGACGGGGAGCAAGCGATTGCCATGTGTGAGACTGGAGCCTATGACATTATCTTTATGGATATGCAAATGCCCGTGCTTGATGGCCCGCAGGCGACGCGAGTGATTAAATCGCTGCCCAATTACGGTTCGGTCCCCGTGATTGCGCTAACGGCCAATGTGCTATCGGCAGACCGACAACGCTGCTTTGATGCAGGGATGGATGCCTTTCTTACTAAACCTATTGAGTATGAACAATTGGCTGCGGTCTTGCGCAAGTGGTGCACTGACAGTGAACCGCTCTGTGGTATAAAAAATTAG